In Corylus avellana chromosome ca2, CavTom2PMs-1.0, the following proteins share a genomic window:
- the LOC132170064 gene encoding ankyrin repeat-containing protein BDA1-like, producing MDGSLRDSTEQRNIDKCLREAAEQGNIDALYVLIEKDAHVLDRVDKIPFVDTPLHIAVSAGHIHFVREIMGLKPSKQAILVDRLLDFDKDFVRVRGREGVTPLHYVIQKGDLYFLKKFLEACPESLEDVTIRGENALHIALKYDMIDVFRYLVQWLGRACFKDAKLLQGKLLDGRDDDGNTLLHVAVSRNQPESSDEIMSTTALKRVNVKKGVSSVMVIGSVVHIKNPEDHTVLGILELQSQQTQVDNHWWQIEDLHS from the exons ATGGATGGGAGTCTGAGGGACAGTACCGAGCAAAGAAACATTGATAAGTGTTTGAGAGAGGCTGCTGAGCAAGGAAACATTGATGCCTTATATGTATTGATAGAGAAGGATGCACATGTTTTGGATAGGGTCGATAAGATTCCATTTGTTGACACTCCTTTGCACATAGCTGTATCTGCGGGGCACATCCATTTCGTCAGGGAGATCATGGGCTTAAAGCCCTC AAAACAAGCCATATTGGTTGACCGACTACTTGATTTTGATAAGGACTTTGTCCGTGTCCGAGGAAGGGAGGGTGTGACTCCTTTGCATTACGTAATTCAAAAAGGAGACCtctattttttgaagaaatttttagAAGCCTGCCCCGAGTCTCTTGAAGATGTGACAATTCGAGGAGAGAATGCCTTGCATATAGCCTTAAAATATGACATGATCGATGTTTTTCGGTACCTGGTACAATGGCTTGGGCGGGCTTGTTTTAAAGATGCCAAATTGTTGCAGGGGAAACTGCTTGATGGGCGGGATGATGACGGCAACACTCTTTTGCACGTTGCAGTATCCAGAAATCAACCCGAG agttctgatGAGATCATGTCCACTACGGCTTTAAAACGTGTTAATGTCAAAAAGGgtgtga GTAGTGTCATGGTTATTGGATCAGTAGTTCATATAAAGAATCCTGAGGATCATACGGTGCTTGGCATCTTGGAACTCCAAAGCCAACAAACACAGGTGGACAACCATTGGTGGCAGATCGAGGATCTTCACTCATAG